The following coding sequences are from one Rutidosis leptorrhynchoides isolate AG116_Rl617_1_P2 chromosome 11, CSIRO_AGI_Rlap_v1, whole genome shotgun sequence window:
- the LOC139875243 gene encoding uncharacterized protein, with protein sequence MALEDEDKTAFHTSQDIYCYTKMPFGLKNAGAIYQRVIDEAFKSQIGRNLEAYVDDLVVKSITKQGLLEDILETFTSLRKINMKLNPSKCSFGEEEGKFLGHIITERGIRANPKKIEAIKNMPSPRNKKEKTDFKWTEEAEVVFQEMKKLLKELPTMTAPIAGETLILYLAASKEAISSVLIANRGQVQKPVYFVSKVLTGSELNYPAIEKLVYALVHTARRLRRYFQAHPIMVLKDQPIKQVLYKPENSGRMDKWAIELGEYEIIFSPRSSVKGQVLADYLAETTRDIEISHESKEIPPPPEQLWVMHTDGACGPEGAGAGIVLKSPEGEEYTFALRFSFPVTNNEAEYEALISGMRLVANQFNWIFDAHDELMQKYLKLVQELAVDFDLFQITQVSRTLSKNADALSKLDALTFSHFEKEIWVEEAKIKSIDTDGVSAAVEEDEPNWMTPIVEFLSTGTLPIDSIDARKIKMKASMYLLNKGILYRKYFLGPHLRCLNPTQAESIIREVHEGMCALHSGHKIVASKIMRLGYYLPSMYRDVAEVIRKYQLCQLHAPVSKAPQYPMIPVASPWPFCKRAIDIVGPFPAGPGGVKFLVVAIDYFTEWVEAKLLKTISGKQIRNFV encoded by the exons ATGGCATTAGAAGATGAGGATAAAACTGCCTTTCACACCAGCCAGGATATCTATTGTTATACAAAGATGCCGTTTGGTTTAAAGAATGCTGGAGCAATATACCAACGCGTAATAGACGAGGCTTTTAAAAGTCAAATAGGCAGAAATTTAGAGGCATATGTCGATGATTTGGTGGTAAAAAGCATAACAAAGCAAGGTTTGTTGGAAGATATATTAGAAACGTTTACATCGTTGAGAAAGataaacatgaagctcaatccGTCGAAGTGTAGTTTTGGAGAAGAGGAAGGAAAATTTCTTGGTCATATAATTACTGAGCGCGGGATACGCGCAAATCCAAAGAAAATAGAGGCCATCAAAAATATGCCGTCACCCAGAAATAAAAAAGAG AAGACGGATTTCAAGTGGACAGAGGAAGCAGAAGTGGTGTTTCAAGAAATGAAAAAGCTGTTAAAGGAGTTGCCGACGATGACTGCACCGATTGCGGGAGAGACGCTGATACTTTACTTAGCAGCATCAAAAGAAGCGATAAGTTCAGTATTGATAGCGAACAGGGGGCAG GTACAAAAGCCTGTATATTTTGTTAGTAAAGTTCTAACAGGAAGCGAATTAAATTACCCTGCAATTGAAAAACTAGTTTATGCGCTCGTGCATACGGCTAGACGCTTAAGGAGATATTTCCAAGCGCATCCAATAATGGTCCTAAAAGACCAACCAATAAAGCAG GTGCTATACAAACCAGAAAATTCTGGTCGCATGGATAAATGGGCTATTGAATTAGGTGAGTACGAGATAATCTTCTCACCAAGAAGTTCGGTAAAAGGACAAGTCCTAGCAGATTACCTGGCTGAAACAACCAGGGATATCGAAATCTCgcatgaatcaaaagaaataccacctccACCCGAACAGCTGTGGGTAATGCACACAGATGGGGCTTGTGGTCCGGAAGGCGCAGGGGCAGGAATAGTCCTGAAAAGTCCAGAAGGAGAAGAATATACCTTTGCGCTGCGTTTTAGCTTTCCTGTAACTAATAATGAAGCTGAATATGAAGCATTGATATCTGGAATGCGA CTAGTTGCAAATCAATTCAACTGGATATTCGATGCACATGATGAATTGATGCAAAAGTATCTTAAACTTGTGCAAGAACTCGCGGTAGACTTCGATTTATTCCAGATAACGCAGGTTTCAAGAACATTGAGTAAAAATGCGGATGCGCTCAGTAAGCTGGATGCCTTAACATTCAGCCATTTCGAGAAAGAAATTTGGGTCGAGGAAGCTAAGATTAAATCCATTGATACAGACGGTGTATCCGCCGCAGTCGAAGAAGATGAGCCAAATTGGATGACACCGATAGTGGAATTTTTGAGCACTGGTACATTGCCGATAGATTCAATAGATGCAAGAAAGATTAAAATGAAAGCATCGATGTATTTGCTAAACAAAGGCATTCTGTACAGAAAGTATTTCTTGGGGCCTCATTTGCGGTGTCTTAATCCAACTCAAGCAGAGTCAATTATACGAGAAGTGCACGAAGGAATGTGCGCTTTGCACTCAGGGCACAAAATAGTGGCGTCCAAAATAATGCGACTTGGATACTATTTACCATCAATGTACAGAGATGTCGCGGAAGTAATACGCAAATATCAGTTATGTCAGCTGCACGCACCGGTAAGCAAGGCTCCGCaatatccaatgataccagtcgcgTCTCCATGGCCATTCTGTAAACGGGCAATTGATATAGTAGGACCATTTCCCGCAGGACCAGGAGGGGTAAAGTTTTtggtcgtagccattgattattttACAGAATGGGTAGAAGCCAAACTGTTGAAAACAATTTCAGGCAAGCAAATCCGAAATTTTGTTTAG